In one window of Methanobrevibacter millerae DNA:
- a CDS encoding diphthine--ammonia ligase, translating to MKVAVLFSGGKDSTMAVYSALENGEDVEYLLSVKSANDESYMFHVPNIHLTDLLAEAMDIPIISVETDGIKEAELEDLKEGFQKLKSLGVEAIYTGALYSVYQKSRIEKLGSELGLEIVSPYWHVDELEYMRMIVSLGFEVIISGVAAYGLDEKWLGRRIDDECIDDLVKLNDKVGLNLAFEGGEAETLVLDGPIFKKRVKILEDERKWHVDSGLYIIKKAVLEEK from the coding sequence ATGAAGGTCGCAGTATTGTTTTCCGGCGGCAAGGACAGCACCATGGCTGTCTACAGCGCTTTGGAAAATGGAGAGGATGTCGAATATCTGCTTTCTGTGAAATCGGCGAATGACGAGTCATACATGTTTCATGTTCCGAACATTCACCTTACCGATTTGCTTGCAGAGGCGATGGATATTCCTATCATCAGCGTTGAAACCGATGGGATTAAGGAGGCCGAACTTGAAGATTTGAAGGAAGGCTTTCAAAAGCTTAAAAGTTTAGGCGTTGAGGCTATCTATACCGGTGCACTTTACTCGGTTTATCAAAAATCAAGGATTGAAAAGCTTGGAAGCGAACTCGGACTTGAAATAGTTTCACCCTACTGGCATGTTGACGAGCTGGAGTACATGCGGATGATAGTTTCCCTGGGTTTTGAAGTCATAATCAGCGGAGTTGCCGCATACGGGCTGGATGAGAAATGGCTTGGCCGCAGAATAGATGACGAGTGTATCGACGATTTGGTTAAGCTCAACGATAAGGTAGGCCTTAATCTTGCCTTTGAAGGAGGGGAGGCTGAAACCCTTGTTCTCGACGGACCGATTTTCAAAAAAAGAGTCAAGATTCTTGAAGACGAAAGGAAATGGCATGTTGACAGTGGTCTTTATATAATAAAAAAAGCAGTATTAGAAGAAAAATGA
- a CDS encoding cofactor-independent phosphoglycerate mutase: MKYVIFIPDGASDLPIDELDGKTPLQVAKTPNIDKLAENGFGGFTNNVPDGYTPGSDVANMSIFGYNPAEYYTGRGPLEAGSVGIKTTPRDVIFRCNTITEKDDMMDDFNAGHITSEEAAVLMDALNEYFNEKYDDFRGKFYAGISYRHLFVYSCESDEDAELLANLDTVPPHDISGKSLTEYTSWSEDLEIKMRDIMYEAQEVLKDHEVNLKRIDEGKAPANMVWFWGQGLTPKLSDFKETYGLSAAVITGVDLLKGIGIFANMDIIDVPGATGFFDTDYKAKGEYGIEALKTHDVLFIHIEAPDEAGHAQLIDEKVKAIERIDEFIVGPVMESLEGQDFKAAILPDHPTPISIGTHTRDDIPLVVYASGRTGDGCTSFDEEGVKTGSIEKQEGYKLMSRLINEF, encoded by the coding sequence ATGAAATATGTAATTTTTATTCCTGATGGCGCTAGTGACTTACCAATTGACGAATTAGACGGAAAAACACCATTACAAGTAGCGAAAACTCCAAACATCGATAAATTAGCTGAAAACGGATTTGGAGGTTTTACAAATAACGTTCCCGACGGCTACACTCCGGGCTCAGACGTTGCAAACATGAGCATTTTCGGATACAATCCTGCCGAGTACTACACCGGACGTGGACCCCTTGAAGCGGGAAGCGTCGGAATAAAGACAACGCCAAGGGACGTAATCTTCAGGTGCAATACCATAACGGAAAAGGATGACATGATGGATGACTTCAATGCAGGCCACATCACTTCCGAAGAGGCGGCCGTGCTGATGGATGCATTAAATGAATACTTCAATGAAAAATACGATGACTTCAGGGGAAAATTCTACGCAGGAATAAGCTACAGGCACTTATTCGTATACTCATGCGAGAGTGATGAGGACGCTGAACTGCTTGCAAATTTAGATACCGTACCTCCCCATGACATTTCAGGCAAAAGCCTGACGGAATACACTTCCTGGAGCGAAGATCTTGAAATCAAAATGAGGGACATCATGTATGAAGCCCAGGAAGTCTTAAAAGACCATGAAGTCAACCTTAAAAGGATTGATGAAGGAAAGGCTCCTGCAAACATGGTATGGTTCTGGGGACAGGGTCTGACTCCGAAACTGTCTGACTTCAAGGAAACTTACGGATTATCTGCTGCCGTAATTACAGGCGTTGACCTGCTTAAGGGAATCGGAATATTCGCCAATATGGACATTATAGACGTTCCGGGAGCAACAGGATTTTTCGATACTGATTATAAGGCCAAAGGTGAATATGGAATAGAAGCACTCAAAACTCATGACGTACTCTTTATCCATATAGAAGCTCCCGACGAAGCAGGACACGCCCAACTGATAGATGAAAAGGTAAAGGCAATCGAAAGAATCGACGAGTTCATTGTAGGGCCTGTCATGGAAAGTCTTGAGGGTCAGGACTTCAAGGCAGCTATTTTACCTGACCATCCAACGCCGATTTCAATCGGAACCCACACACGTGACGACATACCGCTGGTTGTTTACGCTTCAGGCAGGACAGGTGACGGATGCACTTCATTCGATGAAGAGGGCGTAAAGACAGGCTCAATCGAAAAGCAGGAAGGCTATAAGTTAATGTCAAGATTAATAAATGAATTTTAA
- a CDS encoding prepilin peptidase: MILDDIYLIQIVTTITFCIAFCVFDIKKNYVPDELNYMLIAFGFTSNLMLTLITSNIKFILFSFISWFVTYLITLMMWTLNVWGGGDVKLFASIASVIPSGINSSFFNISPLLSFYPFSFTVMLNSILVSFPFLMFLLVYLINKKNVFNENTEIFKGFFNYKSLKILIDSTFNEHINIRDLEEGMMVNNYYFDDEQIKELIESSEDTNLKVFKSDDDKSRYYFKTLTAGGVTKRDMYQLKIMNAQKIISNQISIRLGFPFVPAILAGLIVAIFYGDLSMLILKNFVLVS, translated from the coding sequence ATGATTTTAGATGATATTTATTTAATTCAGATTGTAACTACAATAACCTTTTGCATTGCCTTTTGCGTTTTTGACATCAAAAAGAACTATGTTCCCGATGAGCTGAACTATATGCTTATCGCATTCGGCTTCACGTCAAACCTGATGCTGACATTAATTACAAGTAACATTAAATTCATTTTGTTCTCGTTTATTTCATGGTTTGTAACATATCTCATCACTTTAATGATGTGGACATTAAACGTATGGGGTGGTGGTGACGTAAAGCTCTTTGCATCAATCGCTTCAGTCATACCATCTGGCATAAACAGTTCATTCTTTAACATTTCTCCCCTGCTGTCATTCTACCCCTTTTCATTTACGGTAATGCTTAACAGCATTCTGGTGTCATTTCCATTTCTCATGTTCCTTCTGGTATATCTCATCAACAAGAAAAACGTATTCAATGAGAATACGGAGATTTTCAAGGGTTTTTTCAACTATAAGAGCCTTAAAATCCTGATTGATTCGACCTTCAACGAGCACATCAACATCCGTGACCTGGAGGAGGGGATGATGGTGAACAACTATTACTTTGACGATGAGCAGATCAAGGAGCTTATCGAAAGCAGTGAGGACACGAACCTGAAGGTTTTCAAAAGCGATGATGACAAGTCAAGGTATTATTTCAAGACGCTGACTGCAGGAGGCGTGACCAAAAGGGACATGTACCAGCTCAAGATCATGAACGCCCAGAAAATAATTTCAAACCAGATTTCAATAAGGCTTGGCTTTCCGTTTGTCCCGGCAATTCTGGCGGGGCTGATAGTGGCAATCTTTTACGGAGATCTGTCTATGCTGATTTTAAAAAATTTTGTTTTGGTGAGTTAA
- a CDS encoding CTP synthase, with the protein MERIFLTKYIIITGGVVSSIGKGITSASMGRILRSYGLKVSAIKIDPYLNWDSGTLNPYQHGEVFVTHDGMETDLDLGHYERFLDVELEGFANITTGKVYESVIKKEREGGYLGECVQVIPHITNRIKEMIRETSEKKDYDVVLIELGGTVGDIESQPFLEALRQLRNEEGSKNVMFVHVTFIPYLNAAGEFKTKPTQHSTKELRSMGINPDVIVCRSQVHIDDALLGKVAHFCDVDVDAVVNTPDAGSIYEVPLVLEEKKIGQLIVNRIGLDIEADSSKLDDWARIVDSLKIDSPSVTIGIVGKYVELEDAYISIRESLQHAAASIGVKANIEYLSSDVDELDADAMANFDGILIPGGFGERGFEGKLDAVEYAIQNNVPLFGICLGMQSMVTQFARRNGYADANSSEFDDNLTHPVIDMMEEQKKIKNMGGTMRLGSYDCKIVEGTKTFEAYGETDIEERHRHRYEFNNDYRKELQDKGLIISGTSPDDFLVEIVEFPNHPWAIGCQFHPEFKSRPNRPHPLFKSFLEAINEYSKN; encoded by the coding sequence ATGGAGAGGATTTTTCTGACAAAATATATTATTATTACTGGAGGAGTTGTAAGTTCTATTGGTAAAGGAATTACTTCAGCTTCAATGGGTAGGATTTTAAGATCCTACGGTTTGAAAGTCTCAGCCATTAAAATCGACCCGTATCTGAACTGGGATTCAGGAACTCTCAATCCTTATCAGCACGGTGAGGTTTTCGTAACTCATGACGGTATGGAAACCGATTTGGATTTAGGCCATTATGAGAGATTTTTAGACGTTGAACTGGAAGGTTTTGCCAATATAACTACTGGTAAAGTTTATGAATCTGTTATCAAAAAGGAAAGGGAAGGCGGATACCTGGGCGAATGCGTGCAGGTCATTCCTCACATCACTAACCGAATCAAGGAAATGATAAGGGAAACTTCCGAGAAAAAGGATTATGACGTTGTATTGATTGAACTTGGCGGTACCGTTGGGGACATTGAAAGCCAGCCGTTTTTAGAGGCCTTAAGGCAATTGCGTAACGAGGAAGGCTCTAAAAACGTGATGTTTGTTCACGTTACTTTCATTCCGTACCTTAACGCCGCAGGCGAGTTCAAGACAAAGCCTACCCAGCACTCAACCAAGGAACTGAGAAGTATGGGTATCAATCCGGACGTAATCGTCTGCAGGTCACAGGTCCACATCGACGACGCCCTTTTGGGCAAGGTGGCTCACTTCTGTGACGTGGACGTTGACGCTGTCGTTAATACTCCGGATGCAGGTTCAATCTATGAAGTTCCTCTTGTTTTGGAAGAAAAGAAAATCGGCCAGCTAATCGTCAACAGAATCGGCCTTGACATCGAAGCGGATTCTTCCAAACTGGACGATTGGGCTCGCATCGTCGATTCTCTGAAAATTGACAGTCCAAGCGTAACGATAGGTATTGTCGGAAAATACGTTGAGCTAGAAGATGCCTATATCAGCATACGTGAATCTCTCCAGCACGCAGCAGCCAGCATAGGCGTCAAGGCGAATATCGAATATTTAAGCTCAGACGTTGATGAACTGGACGCTGATGCAATGGCAAACTTCGACGGCATTCTCATTCCAGGAGGATTCGGAGAACGTGGATTTGAAGGAAAACTGGACGCAGTCGAATACGCAATTCAAAATAACGTTCCCCTTTTCGGAATCTGTCTGGGTATGCAGTCAATGGTTACCCAGTTTGCAAGGCGCAACGGATACGCCGACGCCAACAGTTCCGAGTTCGATGATAATCTCACACATCCCGTCATTGACATGATGGAAGAGCAGAAGAAAATCAAGAACATGGGCGGTACCATGCGTTTAGGTTCCTATGACTGTAAGATTGTTGAAGGAACTAAAACGTTTGAGGCCTATGGTGAAACCGACATCGAAGAGCGTCACAGACACAGATATGAGTTCAATAACGATTACAGAAAAGAATTGCAGGATAAAGGTTTAATCATTTCAGGTACAAGTCCAGATGATTTCCTCGTTGAAATCGTGGAATTCCCGAACCATCCTTGGGCTATAGGATGTCAGTTCCACCCTGAATTCAAGTCAAGACCTAACAGGCCACATCCTTTATTCAAGTCATTTTTAGAAGCCATTAACGAGTATTCTAAAAATTAA
- a CDS encoding flavodoxin family protein — translation MKVILVNGSPHKNGCTYTALCEVEKTLNENGIETEIFWIGVKPVLSCTACTKCSELGKCAFDNGKVNEFVEKAYDADGFIFGSPVHYAAATGAITSFLGRSFYSNGHGKGADAFRFKPAAAIVSARRSGTTATFDQLNKFMTISQMPVISSVYWNAVHGNTPEEVMQDEEGLFTMRQIGKNMAYFLKCIEAGREKGLKPDMSESKPRTNFIR, via the coding sequence ATGAAGGTAATACTTGTTAATGGAAGTCCTCACAAAAACGGATGTACCTATACGGCATTATGTGAGGTTGAAAAGACCCTAAACGAAAACGGTATAGAAACGGAAATTTTCTGGATTGGCGTCAAGCCCGTATTAAGCTGTACTGCATGCACCAAATGCAGCGAACTTGGAAAATGTGCCTTTGACAACGGCAAGGTCAATGAATTTGTTGAAAAGGCATATGATGCAGACGGATTCATATTCGGCTCACCTGTTCACTATGCTGCAGCCACCGGTGCAATAACTTCATTTTTAGGCAGGTCATTTTACTCAAACGGCCACGGAAAAGGCGCAGACGCATTCAGATTCAAGCCTGCGGCGGCCATAGTATCCGCCAGAAGGTCCGGTACCACCGCAACATTTGACCAGCTGAATAAATTCATGACAATTTCCCAGATGCCCGTAATATCATCAGTATACTGGAACGCCGTTCACGGAAACACTCCTGAAGAGGTAATGCAGGATGAGGAAGGTTTATTCACGATGAGACAAATAGGCAAAAACATGGCTTATTTTTTAAAATGCATTGAAGCAGGTCGTGAAAAAGGTTTAAAACCGGATATGAGTGAGTCAAAACCAAGAACCAATTTTATTAGATAA
- a CDS encoding MATE family efflux transporter, which translates to MNIFKTPEGYLFSNKALLYLFIPLLIEMSLEFFVGLADSIMVASLGEAAISGVSLVDFLMQLLIFSFSALATGGAVIAGQYLGDKKPDNARDASNQLVWFSAISSAVFMVIVILLRSLFIGVLFGHIEADVWTNADIYLTIVALSIPFIAIYNAGAALFRTTNNASLPMKVMAFCDILNVIGNAFCIYYLGWGVEGVAIPTVLSRLLSALIILHFVLDENYELHIKRTLRHKFDWKVLTNVLNVGIPYGIENGLFQLGRILVLSIVSTFGTMAIAANSVGYSIGIFSVLPGFAINLGLTAVISRCVGANDYEQAKYYNKKIILIVFISHIIINVAIFVLLPFILEVYQLSSQTAAMTTEMVIWHGIFAVIIWPIAFTLPSTFRGAGDSKSVMYISLAVMFTCRIALSYVIADWMGVGVFGTWIAMFIDWYVRAAIYVYRYFSGKWMEYRAV; encoded by the coding sequence ATGAACATATTCAAGACTCCTGAAGGCTACCTGTTCTCAAATAAGGCACTGCTCTATCTCTTCATTCCATTGCTGATAGAGATGTCCCTGGAGTTTTTTGTCGGCCTTGCGGATTCGATAATGGTTGCATCATTGGGCGAAGCCGCAATTTCAGGAGTTTCCCTTGTTGACTTTTTAATGCAGCTTTTAATTTTCTCTTTTTCCGCACTTGCAACGGGCGGTGCGGTAATCGCCGGACAGTACTTGGGAGATAAAAAACCGGATAATGCACGTGACGCTTCCAACCAGCTCGTATGGTTTTCAGCCATTTCATCAGCCGTTTTCATGGTCATTGTCATTCTTTTAAGGTCATTATTCATAGGAGTTCTTTTCGGCCACATTGAAGCTGACGTATGGACGAACGCTGACATTTACCTCACGATTGTGGCATTATCAATACCGTTCATTGCAATATACAATGCAGGCGCAGCATTATTCAGAACCACTAACAACGCATCTCTTCCGATGAAGGTAATGGCGTTCTGTGATATATTAAATGTGATTGGAAATGCATTCTGTATTTATTATCTTGGCTGGGGCGTTGAAGGCGTAGCCATTCCGACCGTGCTTTCAAGACTTTTATCGGCGCTTATAATACTTCATTTCGTTTTGGATGAGAACTATGAACTGCATATCAAAAGGACGCTGAGACATAAATTCGACTGGAAAGTATTGACAAACGTGCTGAATGTGGGAATTCCCTACGGAATCGAAAACGGACTCTTTCAGCTGGGCCGCATTCTGGTGCTGAGCATTGTTTCAACATTCGGAACCATGGCGATAGCCGCAAATTCCGTAGGATACTCCATAGGGATATTTTCAGTTCTTCCAGGTTTTGCAATTAACTTGGGGCTTACGGCAGTCATTTCAAGATGTGTCGGCGCAAACGATTACGAGCAGGCAAAATATTACAACAAAAAGATAATTTTAATAGTGTTCATATCCCATATAATAATTAATGTAGCCATTTTTGTATTGCTGCCGTTTATTCTGGAAGTTTATCAGCTGTCTAGCCAGACGGCCGCAATGACAACGGAGATGGTTATTTGGCACGGCATATTTGCAGTAATAATCTGGCCGATTGCATTTACGCTTCCTTCAACCTTCAGGGGAGCGGGAGATTCAAAATCGGTGATGTACATAAGCCTTGCAGTAATGTTTACATGCAGAATAGCCCTTTCATATGTAATAGCCGACTGGATGGGCGTTGGAGTGTTCGGAACATGGATAGCGATGTTTATCGACTGGTATGTGAGGGCAGCCATTTACGTTTACAGATATTTCTCCGGAAAATGGATGGAATACAGGGCAGTTTGA
- a CDS encoding homoserine dehydrogenase produces MKECRIIIMGFGAVGQGIARAISLKKAMIKQDYGVELKVVAAADSSSSAICQEGLDEMMLVHIKNSEGRLSAYRDCGTNMSGLDVLDAVEYDLLMEATPTNIETAEPALSLTLKAFEQGKDVVTSNKGHLALKFSEVTQAAEDNGVEFKYEASVGGAMPIINFTRDTLSSCGIESIVGILNGTTNYILSRMTSEGSSYDITLKESQELGIAETNPTQDVEGIDAACKTVILANSLLGIDATYDDVEVEGISNITSQAIELAKKDGYLIKLIAEVSPKNLKVAPRLVKMGSSYDVSGTLNMATIKTDLAGEITVMGLGAGSLETASAMLTDVISILKTKY; encoded by the coding sequence ATGAAGGAATGTAGAATTATTATAATGGGATTTGGTGCTGTCGGCCAAGGTATAGCACGCGCAATTTCATTAAAGAAGGCTATGATTAAGCAAGATTATGGTGTGGAACTTAAGGTTGTAGCTGCTGCCGATTCATCCTCCTCAGCAATCTGTCAGGAAGGTCTGGATGAAATGATGCTTGTTCACATTAAAAACAGCGAAGGCAGGCTGTCCGCTTACAGGGATTGCGGAACCAACATGAGCGGCCTTGACGTTTTGGATGCCGTTGAATACGATTTGCTGATGGAAGCTACTCCTACCAATATCGAAACAGCTGAACCCGCATTGTCATTAACGCTTAAGGCATTTGAACAGGGCAAGGATGTTGTCACCTCCAATAAGGGACATTTGGCATTGAAATTCTCTGAAGTAACTCAGGCTGCCGAAGACAACGGTGTCGAATTCAAGTACGAAGCCAGTGTCGGCGGAGCAATGCCTATCATCAACTTTACCCGCGATACCCTTTCATCATGCGGCATAGAATCAATCGTCGGTATCTTGAACGGTACCACCAATTACATCCTCTCAAGAATGACTTCAGAAGGATCATCCTATGACATTACTTTAAAGGAGTCTCAGGAATTGGGTATTGCGGAGACAAACCCTACACAGGATGTTGAAGGTATAGATGCAGCATGCAAGACGGTAATTTTAGCCAATTCACTTTTGGGCATTGACGCAACCTATGATGACGTTGAAGTGGAGGGAATTTCCAATATCACTTCACAGGCAATCGAACTTGCCAAAAAGGACGGTTATCTAATCAAGCTGATAGCTGAAGTTTCACCTAAGAATCTGAAAGTGGCTCCTAGGCTGGTTAAGATGGGAAGCTCATATGACGTAAGCGGAACATTGAACATGGCTACCATCAAAACGGATCTGGCCGGTGAAATAACCGTTATGGGACTCGGTGCAGGTTCTTTGGAAACCGCATCTGCGATGTTGACTGACGTAATTAGTATTTTAAAGACCAAATACTAA
- a CDS encoding GNAT family N-acetyltransferase produces MGEIVYKDFHDFKSDDLKDLFLSVGWSSGHFPEKLVVAMKNFETVISAWNGDELVGLISAMDDGIMTAYIHYLLVKPEYQSKGIGHELVLKVKDIYKDYLRIVIVAYNDEVEFYENCGFEKADDASPMFITDLWT; encoded by the coding sequence ATGGGTGAAATCGTTTATAAGGACTTTCATGACTTTAAAAGTGATGATTTAAAAGATCTTTTTTTATCTGTAGGGTGGTCTTCAGGACACTTTCCCGAAAAGCTAGTCGTTGCAATGAAAAACTTCGAAACGGTAATTTCCGCATGGAACGGAGATGAACTGGTAGGGTTAATATCAGCGATGGATGACGGAATAATGACTGCATACATCCATTACCTGCTTGTAAAGCCGGAATACCAGTCAAAGGGAATAGGACATGAACTGGTTTTAAAGGTAAAAGACATTTATAAGGATTATCTTCGCATAGTTATCGTAGCATACAATGATGAAGTGGAGTTTTATGAAAACTGCGGATTTGAAAAGGCGGACGACGCAAGTCCTATGTTTATAACCGATTTGTGGACATGA
- a CDS encoding phosphopantothenate/pantothenate synthetase, which translates to MLSKSHPRYESLVLRDKIVKASKAGYLADSAMIAHGRGEAFDYLLGEKTTLPAKRAMYVTVAIMLLSKNPVISVNGNTVALAIDEIIEFAREIDAKIEINLFYRTDDRVNKIAKLFYDRDYPEILGTNNDEMMHINEIKNPRASASKNGIYSADTVLVPLEDGDRAEILSRSGKNTITIDLNPLSRTSKMSDVSIVDNLVRAIPFMTKIARDLKLQDEELLREIIEEFDNDINLKESLELFKIKEEVK; encoded by the coding sequence ATGTTATCAAAGTCCCATCCACGTTATGAATCATTAGTATTGAGAGATAAAATCGTAAAAGCTTCAAAAGCAGGCTATCTGGCCGATTCAGCAATGATTGCTCACGGAAGAGGTGAAGCCTTTGACTATCTTTTGGGCGAGAAAACCACGCTTCCGGCCAAAAGGGCAATGTATGTGACGGTAGCCATAATGCTTTTATCAAAAAATCCGGTGATTTCAGTTAACGGAAACACTGTAGCCCTTGCAATTGATGAGATAATCGAGTTTGCAAGAGAGATAGATGCAAAAATTGAAATCAACCTGTTTTACAGAACCGACGATAGGGTAAACAAGATTGCCAAGCTGTTCTACGACAGGGACTATCCGGAAATACTCGGTACAAACAATGATGAGATGATGCATATCAATGAAATCAAAAATCCTAGAGCTTCTGCAAGCAAGAATGGAATTTACAGCGCAGATACTGTGCTTGTGCCTCTCGAAGACGGAGACAGGGCAGAAATACTGTCCAGAAGTGGCAAGAACACAATCACTATTGATTTGAACCCGCTTTCAAGAACGTCCAAGATGTCAGATGTCTCAATCGTTGACAATCTGGTCCGTGCGATACCATTCATGACAAAGATAGCTCGCGATTTGAAATTACAGGATGAAGAGCTTTTAAGGGAAATTATTGAAGAATTTGACAATGACATTAATCTGAAGGAATCTTTGGAATTATTTAAAATTAAAGAGGAAGTAAAATGA
- a CDS encoding AAA family ATPase, with protein MRIMGVSGMPGSGKSFISDIACERGAIMVSMGDIIREEAKKRGEPSKETAKNLRKEFGNEIVAERTIEKIKKLLEEGVDSSIVVDGIRSHHEVKLFRKNFEDFIIVSVFANSKIRFERIKARNREDDTDDYAVFEERDENELGFGIGNVISLSDKLLINESDLDSYIKEIHEFMEEYDV; from the coding sequence ATGAGAATAATGGGAGTATCCGGAATGCCTGGTTCCGGGAAAAGCTTTATCTCTGATATTGCCTGTGAAAGAGGAGCCATTATGGTCAGCATGGGCGACATCATACGTGAAGAAGCTAAAAAACGTGGCGAACCAAGTAAAGAAACTGCTAAAAACTTAAGAAAGGAATTCGGCAACGAAATCGTTGCTGAACGGACTATCGAAAAAATCAAGAAACTGCTTGAAGAAGGCGTTGACTCATCAATTGTCGTGGACGGCATCAGAAGCCACCATGAAGTCAAATTATTCAGAAAAAACTTTGAAGATTTCATTATCGTTTCGGTGTTTGCAAATTCAAAAATACGCTTCGAAAGAATAAAGGCAAGAAACCGGGAAGACGACACCGATGATTATGCCGTATTCGAGGAAAGGGATGAAAATGAATTAGGCTTTGGAATAGGCAATGTCATTTCACTTTCAGACAAGCTCCTCATTAACGAGTCCGATCTGGACTCATACATTAAAGAAATTCATGAATTTATGGAAGAATATGATGTTTAA
- a CDS encoding alpha/beta hydrolase — protein sequence MVLFRGDIKCKSLQRRTSISVILPADNIHFLNDTEEIVEKPYKTLYLLHGLYGSDDIFLANTSVQKFAEDNGIAIVIPCGENSFYLDDVKSHRLFGEYVGQELLDITRGIFPLSDKREDTYIAGFSMGGYGAIRNGLKYCDNFSKIGMISAALITDDIVNYGDNTNVLYSKDFYESVFGDLDNVAESDKDPKWLAENCENVPEIFMYCGLDDFLFEKNADFYRFLKSRDIDATFVGAEGEHTWEFCDEFVKEFIKTLKL from the coding sequence ATGGTTCTTTTTAGGGGAGACATCAAATGCAAAAGCCTTCAGAGAAGAACGTCAATAAGCGTTATTCTCCCGGCGGACAACATTCATTTTTTAAATGATACTGAAGAAATCGTTGAAAAGCCTTATAAGACACTGTATCTGCTTCATGGTTTATATGGAAGCGATGACATCTTTTTGGCAAATACTTCGGTTCAGAAATTCGCTGAAGATAATGGAATAGCCATTGTAATTCCATGCGGCGAAAACAGCTTCTATCTTGATGATGTAAAATCACACAGGCTCTTCGGTGAATATGTAGGCCAGGAACTTCTTGACATTACGCGAGGCATTTTCCCTCTTTCAGATAAGCGTGAAGATACCTATATTGCAGGATTTTCAATGGGAGGATACGGTGCCATCAGAAACGGATTGAAGTACTGCGACAACTTCTCAAAAATAGGAATGATTTCAGCTGCATTAATAACCGACGATATAGTCAATTACGGCGATAATACAAACGTTTTATACTCAAAAGACTTTTATGAATCAGTTTTCGGTGATTTGGATAATGTAGCAGAATCCGACAAGGATCCGAAATGGCTGGCTGAAAACTGCGAAAACGTCCCTGAAATATTCATGTACTGCGGACTAGACGATTTTCTCTTTGAAAAAAATGCTGATTTTTACAGGTTCCTTAAATCAAGGGATATTGATGCCACCTTCGTTGGGGCTGAAGGCGAGCATACATGGGAATTCTGTGATGAATTCGTAAAGGAATTCATCAAGACCCTAAAACTTTAG
- a CDS encoding class III signal peptide-containing protein → MDSKGQISLEYLMIFAVSLILLIAFTLPLSEIAIQDTLDVSNSLNAKSELSKLSNAINQVYSEGHGSKQILYLDMDNSLTVKIANSYLSASVRLHDGSYKQLKIYYNSNLDSGSLFLDKGMNRIIVEWPINEENMQLYKRY, encoded by the coding sequence ATGGACAGTAAAGGACAGATTTCACTGGAATACCTGATGATATTTGCGGTTTCGCTGATTCTTCTGATAGCCTTTACCCTTCCGTTATCGGAAATTGCAATTCAGGACACGCTTGATGTATCGAACAGTTTAAATGCAAAATCCGAACTTTCTAAGCTTTCAAATGCCATAAATCAGGTCTACAGCGAAGGCCATGGATCAAAGCAGATCCTTTATCTGGACATGGATAACTCATTAACCGTTAAAATAGCTAATTCGTACCTTTCGGCTTCCGTAAGGCTTCATGACGGTAGTTATAAGCAATTGAAGATTTATTACAATTCAAATCTTGATTCGGGAAGTCTGTTTTTGGATAAGGGTATGAACAGGATAATTGTTGAATGGCCCATTAATGAGGAGAATATGCAGTTATACAAGCGATATTGA